Below is a genomic region from Streptomyces sp. RPA4-2.
GGCGCGCAGGGCGGCCGGCACCGCGAAGGTCAGGGCCACCGAGTCGTCGGTGAGCCGGTCGAGGGCGGCCACCGGGAGCGGGTGGAAGCGGGCCATCACAACTCCTTGAAGTGGTCGAACGGTTCACGGCAGGACAGACAGCGCCGCAGTGCCTTGCACGCGGTCGATGAGAAACGGCTGAGCAGCTCGGTGTCGGCCGACCCGCAGTGCGGACAGCACACGGGCTCGTCGGCGTCCTCGGCCGTCGTCCGTGTGATCGTGCGCGTCGGTCCCAGTCCGACCGCCACCGGACCCGACCCCCGCCCGCCGCGCGGTGGCGCTATCCCGAACTCCCGCAGCTTGCGGCGTCCTTCGTCCGAGATGTCGTCCGTCGACCAGGCCGGGCTGAGCACCGTCCGTACGGACACCTCCCGCACTCCGTGCTCGTGCAGTACGCGCTCGATGTCCGTGACCATCGCCTCGACAGCCGGACAGCCGGTGTACGTCGGCGTCAGTTCCACGTCGACGGCACCTTCGCCCCGGACGTGCACGGCGCGCAGTACGCCCAGGTCCTCCAGGGTGAGCACGGGCAGTTCCGGGTCGGGAACGGACCCGGCCAGTCTGCGCAGTTCCTCCTCCAGGGCGGTGGTCGTCGTCACCATGACGCCCCCGGGTGGCTGCGGTGCAGATGCTGCATCTCGGCGAGCATCCGCCCGAAGGACTCGGTGTGCAGTCCCTGGCGTCCCGCTCCCGCGGCCCACGCTCCGGACTGCGGGCCTTCGGGGATCTCCAGCGTCGCGCGCCGCAGGACGTCCGTGACGGACTCCAGCCAACCGGCCCTGATCGCGTCCCAGTCGACGTCCACGCCCTCGACCGGCTGGAACATCTCTCCCGTGAACCGCCACAGAGCCTCGCAGGCCCGTCGCATCCGCTCATGGCTGACGTCCGTGCCGTCGCCCAGTCGCAGGGTCCACTGTTCGGCGTGGTCCTGGTGGTAGGCGACCTCCTTGACGGCCTTCGCCGCGAGCGGGGCGAACACGCTGTCCCCGGCGGCGAGTTGCGCGTACAGGAGTCGCTGGTAGGTGGAGAAGTACAGCTGACGGGCGATGGTGTGCGCGAAGTCGCCACCCGGCTGCTCGACGAGCTGGAGGTTGCGGAATGCGCGCTCCTCGCGCAGATACGCCAGCTCGTCCTCGTCGCCGGCCATGGACAGCAGGATCCTGGCCTGGCCGAGCAGGTCCAACGCGATGTTGGCCAGGGCCACTTCCTCTTCGAGGACGGGCGCGTGGCCGGCCCACTCCCCCAGGCGGTGCGAGAGCACCAGGGCGTCGTCCCCGAGGGCGAGGGCCGCGGCGGTCATCGCCCCGGACGCGGCGGGCGCCGTGGACGGCTCCGCCGGGGACCCTCCGGCCATGGGCGCGTGAGTGCTGGGTGCGTTCGTCACAGGTGCTTCACCCCTTCCGGGATCTCGTAGAACGTCGGGTGGCGGTAGGGCTTGTCCGCGGACGGCTCGAAGAACGGGTCCTTCTCGTCCGGCGAGGACGCGGTGATCGCGGCGGACGGGACCACCCAGATCGAGATGCCCTCGCCGCGGCGCGTGTACAGATCCCGCGCGTTGCGCAGGGCCAGCTCGGCGTCCGGTGCGTGCAGGCTGCCTGCGTGGGTGTGCGAGAGCCCGCGGCGCGAGCGCACGAAGACCTCCCACAGCGGCCAGTCGTTGGTGGTCATGCGCGCGCCTTCCCGTTCGCGTCGGCCGAGCCGGGTATCTCCCCGGCCGGACCGGCGGTGTGCTTGTCCGCGTAGGCCGCGGCCGCCTCCCTCACCCACGCACCCTCTTCGTGGGCCCGCTTGCGCTGCGTGATGCGCTGGTCGTTGCACGGGCCGTTGCCCTTGAGGACCTCCCAGAACTCCGTCCAGTCGATCGGGCCGAAGTCGTGCTGGCCCCGCTCCTCGTTCCACACCAGGTCCGGGTCCGGCAGGGTCAGGCCGAGTGACTTGGCCTGGGGGACGCAGATGTCCACGAAGCGCTGGCGCAGCTCGTCGTTCGAATGGCGCTTGATCTTCCAGGCCATGGACTGTGCCGAGTGCGAGGACTCGTCGTCGGGCGGCCCGAACATCATCAGGGAGGGCCACCACCAGCGGTTCACCGCGTCCTGCGCCATCTCGTGCTGCGCGGGAGTGCCGCGGCTGAGGGCCAGCAACAGCTCGTACCCCTGGCGCTGGTGGAAGGACTCCTCCTTGCAGACGCGGACCATCGCGCGTGCGTAGGGCCCGTACGAGCAGCGGCAGAGGGGAACCTGGTTGGTGATCGCCGCGCCGTCCACCAGCCAGCCGATGGCGCCGACGTCCGCCCAGGTCAGCGTCGGGTAGTTGAAGATCGACGAGTACTTCTGGCGGCCGGTGTGCAGCTTGTCGAGCAGCTCCTCGCGGCTGGTGCCGAGCGTTTCGGCCGCGCTGTAGAGATAGAGCCCGTGCCCCGCCTCGTCCTGGACCTTGGCCATCAGGATCGCCTTGCGGCGCAGCGAGGGCGCGCGCGTGATCCAGTTGGCCTCCGGCTGCATGCCGATGATCTCGGAGTGGGCGTGCTGGGCGATCTGCCGGACCAGCGTGGAACGGTAGGCGTCGGGCATCCAGTCGCGGGGCTCGATGCGTTCGTCGGCTGCCACCGAGGCGTCGAAAACGGCCTCGTACGCCGCCGTGGACCCGGCTTCGCCCGCGGGCCCTGCCGCCTGCGTACGGGCCGTGCGATGCGCTGCTGCTGTCGCCATGCGGTCCCCCTCGACCTCTCGCTCCCGACCGACCGATCGTTCGGTTCTGTCGATTCAATGGTGGGACGGGCGCCGTAAGGTGTCAACCGCTGTGGATAACCTCGGGGCGACTGTTGTGCCCGGTGTGCCGGACGGGGCTGTGCCGGGGGGCCGAGCCTGAGTACGGTTCCCGTGCGCACGCCGCGGAGTGCTTGCGCGCGGGGCCCGGGCGCCGCGTGCCCGGCGGCGGGAATCGGACCGGGATCGGAATCGGGGCGGAATGGACGCGGACGCGTACGACGAGGGCTCGAACGCCCGACACGGGCCGGACGGCCCCGGCGGCCCCCTGCGTGAGGGCCCCGTCTCCGCCGGTGCCGTGCCCGATGACGCGTCCAGCGCCGCGGCCGCGCCGGAGTCGGGCGGCCGGGGGGCCGCGGCCCATGAGCCCGCGCCGGGGGGCCCTGCCATCGAGACGCCTCACGCCGGGACGTCCCACGCGGAGACACCTCACTCCGGCACCCCGCACGAGGAGACACCTCGCGCGGGGACGCCCCACCCCGGCACCCCTCGCGCGGGGATGCCTCACGCCGCGACTGCTCACGCGGAGACCCCCCACGTCGCGACTCCTCACGCCGGGACGGCTGTCGCACGCCCCTTCCCCCCGTCCGAGGCGCCTCCCGGATACCCGGTGGCCGCCCCCGCGCCCGCCCTCACCGGCATCGCCGCGCTCTCCCTGCGCCACCAGATCGCCGCGGCGTTCGCCCTCGCCGTCGTCGCGGTCGTCGCCTGCGTGCATCTCGGCATGGTGTTTCTGCACGTCGCGCCCTCGAACACGGTCACCAAGCAGCACGGCAGGGCGATCGACGAGTGGATCTACCCCGAGTTCGAGCAGAACTGGAAGCTCTTCGCCCCCAATCCGCTGCAGCAGAACATCGACGTCCAGGTCCGTGCCCGGATACGCGCCACGGACGGCGGCGCCACCGAGACCGGCTGGTACGACCTGTCCGCGCTCGACGGCGTGGCCATCGACGGCAATCCGCTCCCGAGCCACACCCAGCAGAACGAACTGCGCAGGGCCTGGGACTTCTACGCCGGCACGCACGACAACGAGAACCGCCCGGTGGGCCTGCGCGGCAACCTCTCCGAACGCTATCTGCGCCGCGTCGTGCTGCTGCGCCTCGACCGTGAGGGGGCGGGTGGCAAGGGCGCCGTCGTCGAACGCGTCCAGGTCCGCTCCCGTACTACCGACGTGCGGCCCCCCGAGTGGAGCGATGAGCAGGTGTCCGACAAGCCCGTCCTGCGCGAGCTGCCCTGGTGGACGGTCCCCGAGGAGGACCTGACGGACGCCCGGACGACGGAGGCGAGCGCCCGATGAACCGATTCGCCGCGCCCGTCGCGCGCGCCATCACCCGGGTCACCGACAACGCGCTGGGCCCGTACCAGGCCGCCGTGATCCGCGTCGGCTTCGCCGCCACCTGGCTGCTGTTCCTGTTGCGCGAGTTCCCCGACCGCCAGGAGATGTACGGGCCCGACGGCCCCTGGAGCTGGGACCTCGCCGAGCGGCTCGTCGCGGACAACCACGCCTTCACGGCCCTGATGTGGTCCGACGGCCAGGTGTGGTTCGAGATCGTCTACGCCGTGGCCGTGCTGTCCAGCGTCCTGCTGCTGATGGGCTGGCGGACCCGCACGATGTCCGTGCTGTTCATGATCGGCGTGCTCTCGCTGCAGAACCGCAGCATCTTCATGGGGGACGGCGGGGACAACGTCATCCACCTGATGGCGATCTACCTGGTCGGCACGCGCTGCGGACAGGTGTGGTCGCTGGACGCCCGGCGGGCACGGCTCGCGGCGGAGGCACGCGCGCGGGGGGAGGTCTCCCGGGCGGCGGGCCCGGACCAGGTCGGCCCCGCCCTGTGGACGGGGCTCGGCCTGCTGCTGGCGGCGGTGACGGTCACGGGACACCTCGGCGGCGGCTGGCTGACGGTCTTCTGGGGACTGTGGGCGGCACAGGCGCTGTGGTGGGCCGTCGGCCGCCGCGCGCGCACCCCGCAGCCGCGGATCCTGCTCGACGTGGTCGCCAACATGGTGCACAACGCGGCCCTGTTCGTGATCATGGCCGAGGCGTGTCTGATCTACGCGACGGCGGGCTGGTACAAGATCCAGGGCTCGCGCTGGCAGGACGGCACGGCCGTCTACTACCCGCTCCACCTCGACTACTTCTCGCCCTGGCCGGCCCTGTCCGACCTGCTTGCCGCACACGGCACGATCGTGATGCTGGTGACCTACGGGACGGTCGTCGTGCAGGTCGCCTTCCCCTTCACCCTGTTCAACCGGCGGGTCAAGAACGTGCTGCTGGCGGCGATGATCACCGAGCACGCCGTGATCGCCGTGGTCCTCGGACTGCCGTTCTTCTCGCTCGCGATGATCGCCGCCGACTCGGTGTTCCTGCCGACGTCCTTCCTGCGACGGCTCGGCGGACTGGCGCTGCGCGCGCGTGGCCGGCTGCTCCCGGGCGGCGCCCCCGAGCTGCCGGGTCAGCGCGCGCGGGGCCCGCGCACCCCGGAGGGCTCCGAGGACCCGCACGTAGGCTTCACCGCATGAAGGACCCCGCTGACGACCACGACCGTGCCGACGACCACGACGGCATGGACGACCGCGACCGCGCGAAGGACGCCGTGGGCACCTGGCACCGGCTCGCCGGCGCCTCCGTCCTGCTCGACGGCTTCCACGCCCTCAAGCACGCGGTGCGATTCCGGGCCGAGGTCCTGACGGCGGTCACCGGCGACCGGCGGGCGGCGCTGGCCCTCGCCGACGAGCTGGCCCCGGACGTGCGCGACACCCTGGACGGCCTGCTGGTGGAGGTCCCGGAGGCCACCTACCGGTCGCTGGTCCCGCGCCCGCACCCCACGGCGGTCGCCGCGCTGGCCGTACGTCCCTCCCGGGAGGCCGGTCTGCGGGCGCTGGCGGCCACGCCCCGCATCGCGCCCGTGGTGGTGCTCGACCAGCCGCGCAACCTCGGCAACGCGGGTGCCGTGATCCGGCTCGCGGCGGGCTTCGGCGCGACCGGGGTCGTCACGACGGGCACCCTCGATCCCTGGCACCCGACGGTGGTGCGCGGCGGGGCGGGCCTGCACTTCGCGACCGCCGTGGAGCGCC
It encodes:
- the paaD gene encoding 1,2-phenylacetyl-CoA epoxidase subunit PaaD encodes the protein MVTTTTALEEELRRLAGSVPDPELPVLTLEDLGVLRAVHVRGEGAVDVELTPTYTGCPAVEAMVTDIERVLHEHGVREVSVRTVLSPAWSTDDISDEGRRKLREFGIAPPRGGRGSGPVAVGLGPTRTITRTTAEDADEPVCCPHCGSADTELLSRFSSTACKALRRCLSCREPFDHFKEL
- the paaC gene encoding 1,2-phenylacetyl-CoA epoxidase subunit PaaC, whose amino-acid sequence is MTAAALALGDDALVLSHRLGEWAGHAPVLEEEVALANIALDLLGQARILLSMAGDEDELAYLREERAFRNLQLVEQPGGDFAHTIARQLYFSTYQRLLYAQLAAGDSVFAPLAAKAVKEVAYHQDHAEQWTLRLGDGTDVSHERMRRACEALWRFTGEMFQPVEGVDVDWDAIRAGWLESVTDVLRRATLEIPEGPQSGAWAAGAGRQGLHTESFGRMLAEMQHLHRSHPGASW
- the paaB gene encoding 1,2-phenylacetyl-CoA epoxidase subunit PaaB, producing the protein MTTNDWPLWEVFVRSRRGLSHTHAGSLHAPDAELALRNARDLYTRRGEGISIWVVPSAAITASSPDEKDPFFEPSADKPYRHPTFYEIPEGVKHL
- the paaA gene encoding 1,2-phenylacetyl-CoA epoxidase subunit PaaA encodes the protein MATAAAHRTARTQAAGPAGEAGSTAAYEAVFDASVAADERIEPRDWMPDAYRSTLVRQIAQHAHSEIIGMQPEANWITRAPSLRRKAILMAKVQDEAGHGLYLYSAAETLGTSREELLDKLHTGRQKYSSIFNYPTLTWADVGAIGWLVDGAAITNQVPLCRCSYGPYARAMVRVCKEESFHQRQGYELLLALSRGTPAQHEMAQDAVNRWWWPSLMMFGPPDDESSHSAQSMAWKIKRHSNDELRQRFVDICVPQAKSLGLTLPDPDLVWNEERGQHDFGPIDWTEFWEVLKGNGPCNDQRITQRKRAHEEGAWVREAAAAYADKHTAGPAGEIPGSADANGKARA
- a CDS encoding DUF5819 family protein, translating into MDADAYDEGSNARHGPDGPGGPLREGPVSAGAVPDDASSAAAAPESGGRGAAAHEPAPGGPAIETPHAGTSHAETPHSGTPHEETPRAGTPHPGTPRAGMPHAATAHAETPHVATPHAGTAVARPFPPSEAPPGYPVAAPAPALTGIAALSLRHQIAAAFALAVVAVVACVHLGMVFLHVAPSNTVTKQHGRAIDEWIYPEFEQNWKLFAPNPLQQNIDVQVRARIRATDGGATETGWYDLSALDGVAIDGNPLPSHTQQNELRRAWDFYAGTHDNENRPVGLRGNLSERYLRRVVLLRLDREGAGGKGAVVERVQVRSRTTDVRPPEWSDEQVSDKPVLRELPWWTVPEEDLTDARTTEASAR
- a CDS encoding HTTM domain-containing protein, whose product is MNRFAAPVARAITRVTDNALGPYQAAVIRVGFAATWLLFLLREFPDRQEMYGPDGPWSWDLAERLVADNHAFTALMWSDGQVWFEIVYAVAVLSSVLLLMGWRTRTMSVLFMIGVLSLQNRSIFMGDGGDNVIHLMAIYLVGTRCGQVWSLDARRARLAAEARARGEVSRAAGPDQVGPALWTGLGLLLAAVTVTGHLGGGWLTVFWGLWAAQALWWAVGRRARTPQPRILLDVVANMVHNAALFVIMAEACLIYATAGWYKIQGSRWQDGTAVYYPLHLDYFSPWPALSDLLAAHGTIVMLVTYGTVVVQVAFPFTLFNRRVKNVLLAAMITEHAVIAVVLGLPFFSLAMIAADSVFLPTSFLRRLGGLALRARGRLLPGGAPELPGQRARGPRTPEGSEDPHVGFTA
- a CDS encoding TrmH family RNA methyltransferase — translated: MDDRDRAKDAVGTWHRLAGASVLLDGFHALKHAVRFRAEVLTAVTGDRRAALALADELAPDVRDTLDGLLVEVPEATYRSLVPRPHPTAVAALAVRPSREAGLRALAATPRIAPVVVLDQPRNLGNAGAVIRLAAGFGATGVVTTGTLDPWHPTVVRGGAGLHFATAVERLTVAELPSGPVFALDPEGEDIRGTKLPDDALLAFGSERSGLSPELRARAEHLVSLPMRPQVSSYNLATSVAMTLFHWSAAGGAPISS